A window of the Desulforapulum autotrophicum HRM2 genome harbors these coding sequences:
- a CDS encoding ABC transporter substrate-binding protein — protein sequence MKIFVPGLMDVRLHAFADLNGIKNDTPINVGFTILPALVSGKVDAVMGPFKTYETVIMEQQGYKAKFFGLENNEIPDYEELIFVAGAKALSS from the coding sequence AAAATTTTTGTTCCTGGCCTCATGGATGTACGGCTCCACGCCTTTGCCGACCTCAACGGAATCAAGAACGACACCCCGATAAATGTAGGATTTACCATTTTACCCGCCCTGGTCTCCGGCAAGGTGGACGCCGTCATGGGGCCCTTTAAGACCTATGAAACTGTGATCATGGAACAGCAGGGATACAAGGCCAAATTCTTTGGGCTGGAAAACAACGAAATCCCCGATTATGAAGAACTGATCTTTGTGGCTGGAGCAAAAGCCCTGTCATCTTAA
- a CDS encoding DUF3375 domain-containing protein, which translates to MALDYSTLKTLRKNHPAWKLLVADHSPLIAGFVHKIFIAPNRRRMGQADLASALEDYLFTLRETEGQDAFPRRAEAYLDEWASQEKGWLRKFYPQGSDEVHYDLMPWVEKALAWLENLVQSPFIGTESRLMTIFDLLHQMVQGTELDARSRIQSLERQKAEIDAQLARVREGHMDMLDDTALKDRFLLINKTARELLGDFREVEYNFRRLDQKTREQIALWEGSKGTLLENFFGERDVIAESDQGKSFNAFWDLLMSPTRQDELSTLLHKVFELGAVKELSPDMRLKRIHYDWLEAGEQTQRTVAKLSGQLRRYLDDQAFLENRRIMQVIQSIESQGVQIKNNLPGNDFMTIDESSPGVWLPMERPLYTFPVKPVIEEIVSLGDGSDIPSDILHAAVFVDRLKLKGIIRNCLQTQDQVTLEQILEAHPLEQGLAELVTYLSLAGDDEKALFDESRNHRVSWTDKRGVTRGAQFCAVIFNR; encoded by the coding sequence ATGGCACTGGACTATTCCACGTTAAAGACATTGCGGAAAAACCACCCGGCATGGAAACTGCTGGTGGCAGACCACAGTCCCCTGATTGCCGGCTTTGTCCATAAAATCTTTATTGCACCCAACCGCAGACGCATGGGCCAGGCAGATCTTGCATCAGCCCTGGAGGATTATCTGTTTACCCTGCGGGAAACCGAAGGCCAGGACGCCTTTCCCAGACGGGCCGAAGCCTACCTCGACGAATGGGCCAGCCAGGAAAAGGGATGGCTGAGAAAATTTTATCCCCAGGGATCCGATGAGGTACACTATGACCTCATGCCCTGGGTGGAAAAGGCCTTGGCCTGGCTTGAAAACCTGGTTCAAAGCCCCTTTATCGGTACGGAATCCAGGTTGATGACCATCTTCGATCTCCTGCACCAGATGGTCCAGGGCACAGAGCTGGACGCCCGTTCAAGGATACAGTCACTTGAACGACAAAAGGCGGAAATTGACGCCCAGCTTGCCCGTGTCCGGGAAGGTCACATGGATATGCTGGATGACACGGCCCTCAAGGACCGATTTCTGCTGATCAACAAGACCGCACGGGAACTGCTGGGTGATTTCCGGGAGGTTGAGTATAATTTCAGACGCCTGGATCAAAAAACCCGGGAGCAGATCGCCCTGTGGGAAGGCAGCAAGGGAACCCTGCTCGAAAATTTCTTTGGAGAAAGGGATGTTATTGCCGAATCTGACCAGGGAAAAAGCTTCAATGCCTTCTGGGACCTTTTGATGTCACCGACCCGGCAGGATGAATTATCCACCCTGCTCCATAAGGTGTTTGAACTCGGGGCCGTCAAAGAGCTATCTCCGGACATGCGGCTGAAACGAATTCATTATGACTGGCTGGAAGCCGGCGAACAGACCCAGCGAACCGTAGCCAAACTGTCCGGGCAGCTGCGCCGTTACCTGGACGATCAGGCGTTCCTTGAAAACCGACGGATCATGCAGGTGATCCAAAGCATTGAAAGCCAGGGGGTTCAAATCAAGAACAACCTGCCTGGAAACGATTTCATGACCATTGACGAATCCTCTCCCGGGGTTTGGCTGCCCATGGAACGTCCCCTTTACACCTTTCCCGTAAAACCGGTGATCGAGGAGATTGTCTCCCTGGGGGATGGGTCGGATATCCCTTCGGATATTCTCCATGCAGCCGTGTTTGTGGACCGGCTCAAATTAAAGGGGATTATCCGCAACTGCCTTCAAACCCAGGACCAGGTGACCCTTGAACAGATCCTTGAAGCACACCCCCTGGAACAGGGCCTGGCTGAACTTGTCACCTACCTGAGCCTGGCCGGGGATGATGAAAAGGCATTGTTTGACGAATCCCGAAACCACAGGGTATCATGGACAGATAAACGCGGGGTGACCCGTGGGGCACAATTTTGTGCGGTAATTTTTAACAGGTAA
- a CDS encoding radical SAM protein, giving the protein MKLSEMNHPCFNAKVRHKFGRVHLPVAPRCNIQCNYCNRKFDCVNESRPGVCSAILSPFQAMAYLEYVFEEKENISVVGIAGPGDPFANPQETMQTLRLVREKYPDIMLCLATNGLGIGPYIDELADLNVGHVTITVNAVDPDIAAKIYAWVRYKKRVRRAKEGVTILMDKQIEAIKKLKAHNITVKVNTILIPGKNEGHIEAVAKRMGELGVDIFNCIPYYQTKESHFADIPEPSKELLSQVRTKAGQYITQMKHCVRCRADAVGCLGDKESERLMTRLNECAQLAKPLEPVRTKKLRPYVAVASSGGVHINQHLGEASRLLIYRNNNGCATLLETRLTPEPGGGIKRWETLADRLADCGTLLVNGIGETPRKALLKNGINVRETKGLVETAINAVYNGGERPAGESNPD; this is encoded by the coding sequence ATGAAACTAAGTGAAATGAATCATCCTTGCTTTAACGCAAAGGTTCGCCACAAGTTTGGGCGTGTACATCTCCCGGTAGCGCCCCGCTGCAACATTCAATGTAATTATTGCAACCGCAAGTTTGACTGCGTCAACGAAAGCCGTCCCGGGGTCTGCAGTGCAATTTTATCACCCTTCCAGGCAATGGCGTATCTTGAGTATGTTTTTGAGGAGAAAGAAAATATTTCAGTTGTGGGTATTGCAGGTCCTGGAGATCCCTTTGCCAATCCCCAGGAGACCATGCAGACACTGCGGCTGGTCCGGGAAAAATATCCAGATATCATGTTGTGCCTGGCAACCAACGGCCTGGGCATCGGTCCGTATATTGATGAACTGGCCGATTTGAATGTCGGCCATGTGACCATTACTGTGAATGCCGTTGACCCGGATATTGCCGCCAAAATTTATGCCTGGGTGCGTTACAAAAAAAGAGTGAGGCGGGCCAAAGAAGGCGTAACCATACTGATGGACAAACAGATTGAAGCGATCAAAAAGCTCAAGGCACACAATATAACCGTTAAGGTCAACACAATACTGATTCCCGGTAAAAATGAAGGCCACATCGAAGCTGTGGCAAAACGGATGGGGGAACTGGGCGTTGATATTTTCAACTGCATACCCTATTATCAGACCAAAGAGTCACATTTTGCCGATATCCCCGAACCCTCAAAAGAACTGTTGAGCCAGGTGCGTACAAAAGCCGGCCAGTATATCACACAAATGAAACATTGCGTCCGGTGCCGTGCGGATGCCGTCGGATGTCTGGGGGATAAAGAAAGTGAAAGATTGATGACAAGGTTGAATGAGTGTGCGCAACTGGCCAAACCCCTGGAGCCTGTCAGAACAAAAAAACTCAGGCCCTATGTGGCGGTGGCAAGTTCAGGAGGGGTGCACATAAATCAGCATCTTGGCGAAGCCTCCCGGCTGTTGATTTACAGAAATAACAATGGCTGTGCCACCCTTTTGGAGACGCGTTTGACCCCTGAGCCCGGCGGCGGCATAAAACGATGGGAAACCCTTGCCGATCGTCTTGCAGACTGCGGAACGCTGCTGGTCAACGGAATCGGCGAAACGCCTAGAAAAGCCTTGTTGAAAAATGGTATCAACGTTCGAGAAACAAAAGGCCTGGTTGAAACCGCAATCAATGCGGTATACAATGGCGGGGAAAGGCCTGCTGGAGAATCAAACCCTGATTGA
- a CDS encoding Rossmann-like domain-containing protein, with the protein MESQVKITAKILTPKEAIGETERKDYPLLQGKEYLMQADFKGALGQAFTDAPKNFTGRVKDILNLKLADNGERALFIATLNAVMRHLGVVDKTIHCKNESPELCAGEIQKTIIEKYGADVRVGIIGFQPAIIDNFSKKVPPCNVKVTDLDEVNVGKVKYGVTIWDGRKMQEEIFKRCDVILATGSTVVNNTLSYLISLSQTYQKPFYVYGTTVSGPAKILNLERLCFQSS; encoded by the coding sequence TTGGAAAGCCAGGTCAAAATCACGGCTAAAATTTTGACCCCCAAAGAGGCAATCGGCGAAACGGAAAGAAAGGACTATCCCCTGCTTCAGGGAAAAGAATACTTGATGCAGGCTGATTTTAAAGGCGCTTTGGGGCAGGCGTTTACCGATGCCCCTAAGAATTTTACAGGCAGGGTTAAAGATATACTGAATCTGAAATTGGCAGACAATGGTGAACGTGCGCTTTTTATTGCCACGCTGAATGCTGTCATGCGCCACCTGGGCGTGGTCGACAAAACAATTCATTGCAAGAACGAAAGCCCGGAATTATGTGCTGGAGAAATACAAAAAACCATTATTGAGAAGTATGGCGCTGATGTCCGCGTTGGAATCATTGGATTTCAGCCGGCAATAATCGATAACTTCTCTAAAAAAGTCCCCCCCTGTAATGTCAAGGTAACAGACCTGGACGAGGTGAATGTCGGCAAGGTGAAATACGGTGTGACCATCTGGGACGGTCGGAAAATGCAGGAAGAAATCTTTAAACGATGTGATGTCATTTTAGCTACAGGATCTACCGTGGTTAATAATACACTGTCCTATTTAATCTCTCTTTCACAAACATACCAAAAGCCATTCTATGTATACGGCACAACCGTATCCGGTCCTGCTAAGATTCTAAATCTGGAAAGATTATGTTTTCAGTCGTCCTAG
- a CDS encoding GNAT family N-acetyltransferase: MIDTRLFSGKEEWDAYVSQNDQGVFSHLHGWGETLVSVYDLQIFRLVARDSEKHDAIVGILPLVFFPAPGRDPRLVSLPYSDAAGILADNAVVQEKLLVAALGLAKDLRADHLELRQPGGLAIPKLNSCLTHTPNRFKVGLTRSLPDTEEELWCDIGAKVRNQVRKARKSGAEIIVGGSELLSEFYGVFSENMRDLGSPVHHRMLFEQMARNLKEQMQILVITKEGIPAAVAMVFLHNSTLFNPWASSLRRYRPDCPNMLLYWGMLSHGITKGCRRFDFGRSSPHASTCRFKCQWGAEFQPLTWHVFSRTTRPWKPECETLVDEQWKRLTIEKSQMSGPAIRRWISL; this comes from the coding sequence ATGATTGATACCCGGCTTTTTTCTGGAAAAGAAGAATGGGATGCCTATGTGTCCCAAAATGACCAGGGGGTTTTTTCCCACCTGCATGGCTGGGGTGAAACCCTGGTATCGGTCTATGATCTGCAGATTTTTCGCCTGGTGGCCAGGGACTCGGAAAAACACGATGCAATTGTGGGCATATTGCCGCTTGTTTTTTTCCCTGCACCGGGTCGGGATCCCCGGTTGGTTTCGTTACCTTATAGTGATGCCGCAGGAATTCTTGCAGACAATGCCGTTGTCCAGGAAAAACTGCTCGTGGCAGCATTGGGCCTGGCAAAAGACCTCAGGGCAGATCACCTTGAGCTTCGCCAGCCGGGAGGGCTTGCCATCCCCAAACTAAACAGCTGCCTGACCCATACACCTAACCGGTTTAAGGTCGGTTTAACCCGTAGCCTGCCGGACACGGAAGAAGAACTCTGGTGTGATATTGGTGCAAAGGTTAGAAATCAGGTGCGAAAGGCCAGAAAAAGCGGGGCTGAAATCATTGTTGGCGGGTCTGAGCTTTTATCTGAATTCTATGGGGTTTTTTCTGAAAATATGCGGGATCTTGGATCGCCTGTCCACCACAGGATGTTGTTTGAACAGATGGCCCGGAACCTGAAGGAGCAGATGCAGATTCTGGTTATAACCAAGGAAGGCATCCCCGCTGCAGTGGCCATGGTTTTTCTCCACAACTCAACCCTGTTCAACCCCTGGGCCTCATCACTGCGGCGATACCGGCCCGATTGTCCCAATATGCTGCTCTATTGGGGAATGCTGTCCCATGGAATCACAAAGGGATGTCGCCGGTTTGATTTTGGCCGTTCATCTCCCCATGCTTCCACCTGCCGTTTTAAGTGCCAGTGGGGGGCTGAATTCCAGCCTTTGACCTGGCATGTCTTTTCCCGGACAACCCGGCCATGGAAGCCGGAATGTGAAACCCTTGTTGATGAACAATGGAAACGCCTGACCATTGAAAAGTCCCAGATGTCTGGCCCAGCCATCAGGCGGTGGATCAGCCTCTAG
- a CDS encoding aldo/keto reductase: protein MLYRKIPKTGDRLSILGFGCMRLPVKAGRIDEARATRQIRSAIDRGVNYLDTAWPYHGGESEPFLGQALAGGYREKVNIATKLPSWMIKTTEDMDRFFTAQLERLNTDHIDYYLLHALAGGVWDNLCRLGVMAFLDRLKDQGRIRNVGFSFHGTVADFKRIVDAYPWEFCQIQYNYLDEENQAGTEGLEYAAQRNLGIIIMEPLRGGNLGLPEPPPAIAPIWKAANINRTPVAWALRWIWNRPEVTVVLSGMNEEAHLKENLAIAEKALANSLDPAELAVVAQVSQKYKELMKVGCTGCGYCLPCPQGVSIPGCFEVYNKLHLFGNTEEAKFMYAVRMSGMLKDGEPAYASLCVECGECLEKCPQHLEIPTFLANVVEELEGPDLKEREAMARKVFKIS from the coding sequence ATGCTGTACAGAAAAATACCCAAGACAGGGGACCGGCTCTCCATACTTGGTTTCGGCTGCATGCGCCTTCCGGTCAAGGCTGGCAGAATTGATGAAGCGCGGGCAACCCGCCAGATCCGGTCTGCCATAGACAGGGGCGTTAATTACCTGGATACGGCGTGGCCCTACCATGGGGGGGAAAGCGAGCCTTTTCTGGGACAAGCCCTGGCCGGTGGATACCGGGAAAAGGTTAACATTGCCACAAAACTTCCCTCGTGGATGATCAAAACGACTGAAGATATGGACCGTTTCTTTACCGCTCAGCTTGAGCGACTGAACACGGACCATATCGATTATTACCTGCTCCACGCCCTTGCCGGTGGGGTGTGGGACAATTTGTGCCGTTTGGGGGTCATGGCGTTTCTCGACAGGCTGAAGGATCAGGGACGCATCCGGAACGTCGGTTTTTCGTTCCACGGTACGGTGGCGGATTTTAAGCGAATTGTGGATGCGTATCCCTGGGAGTTCTGCCAGATTCAGTACAACTATCTGGACGAAGAGAACCAGGCAGGCACCGAGGGCCTGGAATATGCCGCACAAAGAAACCTTGGCATCATTATCATGGAACCCCTGCGGGGCGGCAACCTTGGCCTGCCGGAACCGCCCCCTGCCATTGCACCGATCTGGAAGGCGGCAAATATAAACCGAACCCCTGTGGCCTGGGCACTTCGCTGGATCTGGAACCGTCCCGAGGTAACGGTGGTGCTTTCTGGAATGAACGAAGAGGCCCACCTCAAAGAGAACCTGGCCATTGCAGAAAAGGCCCTGGCCAATTCCCTCGACCCGGCGGAACTGGCGGTTGTGGCCCAGGTGAGCCAGAAATACAAAGAATTGATGAAGGTGGGCTGCACGGGATGCGGATATTGTCTTCCCTGCCCCCAAGGGGTGTCAATCCCGGGCTGCTTTGAGGTGTACAATAAGCTTCACCTGTTCGGCAACACCGAAGAGGCAAAGTTCATGTACGCCGTTCGCATGAGCGGAATGCTCAAAGACGGTGAACCCGCCTATGCCTCCCTGTGTGTCGAGTGCGGCGAATGCCTGGAGAAATGTCCCCAGCACCTTGAAATTCCGACGTTCCTTGCCAATGTCGTAGAAGAGCTGGAGGGGCCAGATCTCAAGGAGAGGGAAGCCATGGCAAGGAAGGTGTTTAAGATTAGTTAA